From Ruminococcus sp. HUN007, a single genomic window includes:
- a CDS encoding dockerin type I domain-containing protein has product MGKGGAVTFDNVEASEAGDYTLYIYYISGEYRDLDVTVNGGQTTTLKGLYANRNDWTGLAGASTTVKLNAGKNSIKLSNDRGNGPSIDRIAIVKKGGENASDEVIGDVNLDGTVNTADFAAMVNIMLSTGQFSKQQKAAADFNGDGNVNIIDLLSLKKILA; this is encoded by the coding sequence ATCGGCAAGGGCGGCGCGGTTACCTTCGATAACGTTGAGGCGTCCGAAGCCGGTGATTACACCCTTTACATCTACTACATCTCAGGCGAGTACCGTGATCTTGACGTTACAGTAAACGGCGGCCAGACCACAACACTCAAAGGCCTCTACGCAAACAGAAACGACTGGACCGGTCTTGCGGGAGCAAGCACAACTGTTAAACTGAACGCCGGAAAGAACTCCATTAAACTCAGCAACGACAGAGGAAACGGTCCGTCGATCGACCGTATCGCCATCGTAAAGAAGGGCGGCGAAAATGCATCCGACGAAGTCATCGGAGACGTAAACCTCGACGGAACAGTAAACACCGCAGACTTTGCCGCAATGGTAAACATCATGCTGAGTACCGGCCAGTTCTCAAAACAGCAGAAAGCGGCAGCCGACTTCAACGGCGACGGAAACGTAAACATCATCGATCTTTTAAGTCTCAAGAAGATACTTGCATGA
- a CDS encoding Fic family protein — protein MHHFDYSFLDNGMLPASLVSITSDIYALRVMAVNRKEQFENVFTELAAVAKVQSVKCSNQIEGIVTTDDRINEIVNRKSAPLNHNEQEIAGYSDALAEVHTGYADLDFCEADILRLHSVMMRLVRDPLAGKYKINDNDIIEEDVNGRRRVRFHPTSAEDTPDEMEQLILAYREARDNPNINQLLLVPCVILDFLCIHPFRDGNGRMSRLLSLLLLYRNGFDVGKYISFEEQINIRKGNYYDALKRSSDGWHENLNDYSDFIMEFLTTLYICYKELDNRFAVVGSRKITKQARVEAVVLNSLTPVSKSDVTKILPDVSPTTIESVLGQMLKSGTVRKIGSGRSTKYIKN, from the coding sequence ATGCATCATTTTGATTATTCTTTCCTTGATAACGGAATGCTCCCCGCTAGTCTTGTAAGCATTACAAGCGATATTTACGCTCTTCGTGTAATGGCCGTCAACCGTAAGGAACAGTTTGAAAATGTATTTACCGAACTGGCTGCTGTTGCTAAAGTCCAGTCTGTAAAGTGTTCAAATCAGATCGAAGGTATAGTAACAACCGACGACCGAATCAATGAGATCGTAAACAGAAAAAGTGCTCCGCTCAATCATAACGAGCAGGAGATCGCCGGTTACAGTGACGCTCTGGCTGAGGTGCATACCGGATATGCTGATCTTGATTTCTGCGAAGCAGATATACTAAGACTTCATTCAGTCATGATGAGACTTGTGCGCGATCCGCTGGCGGGTAAGTATAAGATCAACGATAACGATATAATCGAAGAAGACGTTAATGGCAGAAGAAGAGTAAGATTCCATCCGACTTCTGCAGAAGACACACCTGATGAAATGGAGCAGCTTATTCTTGCATACCGCGAAGCAAGAGACAACCCAAATATCAATCAGCTGCTTCTTGTTCCGTGTGTTATACTGGATTTTCTGTGTATCCATCCGTTCCGTGACGGTAACGGACGTATGTCCAGACTGCTGTCACTGCTCCTTCTTTACAGAAACGGTTTCGATGTCGGCAAATATATCTCTTTTGAAGAACAGATAAACATCCGCAAGGGAAACTACTACGATGCCCTTAAACGCTCATCTGACGGATGGCATGAAAACCTTAATGATTACTCCGATTTCATCATGGAGTTTCTGACCACGCTGTATATATGCTACAAGGAACTTGATAACCGCTTTGCTGTTGTAGGAAGCAGAAAAATCACCAAGCAGGCAAGAGTTGAAGCTGTTGTTCTAAATAGCCTGACACCTGTTTCAAAAAGTGATGTTACAAAGATACTTCCGGATGTAAGCCCTACGACGATTGAATCAGTACTCGGTCAGATGTTGAAATCCGGCACCGTCAGAAAAATCGGTTCCGGCAGAAGTACGAAATATATAAAGAATTAA
- a CDS encoding helix-turn-helix transcriptional regulator, producing the protein MINVSDKAVSKWECGNGCPDVSLLASLAEVFGTDVRVLLSGEINKNESEKGKMKNLKFYVCKKCGNIITSTSEASVTCCGSRLEALVPKKADESEMLSVEDTGGEWYISSDHSMTKEHYISFVAFLTDSSVQIFKQYPEWNLQLNIPVYRYGKLVWYCTECGLFCQDVRRQIKKDK; encoded by the coding sequence ATGATAAATGTCAGCGACAAGGCGGTTTCAAAGTGGGAGTGCGGAAACGGCTGTCCGGATGTATCTCTGCTTGCTTCTCTTGCAGAGGTATTCGGTACAGATGTTCGGGTCCTGCTTTCCGGAGAGATAAATAAAAATGAAAGCGAGAAGGGTAAAATGAAAAATCTTAAATTTTATGTGTGTAAGAAATGCGGAAATATCATAACGTCAACATCTGAAGCGTCGGTAACATGCTGCGGCAGCAGACTTGAGGCTCTGGTGCCGAAGAAGGCTGATGAAAGTGAGATGCTGAGCGTAGAGGATACCGGCGGTGAGTGGTATATTTCATCGGATCATTCCATGACAAAGGAGCATTACATTTCATTTGTGGCATTTCTGACGGACAGCAGCGTGCAGATATTCAAGCAGTATCCGGAGTGGAATTTACAGCTGAATATCCCGGTGTACAGGTACGGAAAACTTGTGTGGTACTGCACAGAGTGCGGTTTGTTCTGTCAGGATGTGAGAAGACAGATAAAGAAGGATAAGTGA